Proteins from a single region of Thermogemmata fonticola:
- a CDS encoding thiamine pyrophosphate-dependent enzyme, with translation MDEVSGIQAVAWGLLDGGVELVTAYPGFHAHDLVRLMGVKTFSVNEKNALAVAWGASLAGIRSAAIFKNVGLNDAADPYVNICVLGVRAGMVLVVLDDIDVEQSQIQQDSRFYAEFPCSVWLEPRSVQDAYELAWSAPELSERLRTLVVLRITNLLTRAVGSVTRRSPTRNRLKWCRAPEEWVAHPVYGEVQRRRLEERRKAVECWVDGAYPQPSVFRNARIRVTAGMAASLTEEPPDLCIYTLPPPRLWLEALSDSAADVIVEEHGGPYLTNKIAAFLGARRVTASLIRPNVSRQYRITDRYEPLYALLRSVPHHVIVGDLGGHTLDPHHTVDACLCYGCSVGVATGIALADPSLHVICVTGDAAFLHSGKAALEEAFTRRVAMTVIVLVNGGAVSTGGQSVPGNCRLDATELESHDIDFPSCGHTSTLSAWLQHPRSLQLIRIKTPF, from the coding sequence ATGGACGAGGTCTCCGGAATCCAAGCGGTGGCGTGGGGATTATTGGACGGCGGCGTTGAGCTAGTGACCGCCTATCCTGGCTTCCATGCCCATGATCTGGTCAGACTCATGGGTGTTAAGACCTTCTCGGTAAACGAAAAGAATGCTTTAGCGGTCGCATGGGGGGCCAGCCTCGCAGGTATCCGTTCAGCGGCAATATTCAAGAACGTTGGCCTGAACGATGCAGCGGACCCCTACGTCAACATCTGCGTATTGGGAGTTCGGGCTGGCATGGTCCTGGTTGTGCTGGATGACATTGATGTCGAGCAATCTCAGATTCAGCAAGATTCCCGGTTCTATGCCGAATTCCCCTGCTCGGTGTGGTTGGAGCCGCGCTCCGTACAGGACGCCTATGAACTAGCATGGTCCGCACCAGAATTGTCCGAACGCCTGAGAACACTCGTAGTGCTACGCATAACCAATCTGTTGACACGGGCGGTTGGCTCCGTAACACGGCGATCCCCCACCAGAAACCGGTTGAAGTGGTGTCGAGCACCCGAAGAGTGGGTGGCTCATCCTGTTTACGGGGAAGTTCAGCGAAGGCGTCTGGAAGAGCGACGGAAAGCTGTAGAGTGCTGGGTAGATGGGGCCTATCCTCAACCAAGCGTCTTTCGCAACGCGCGCATCCGAGTGACAGCCGGCATGGCAGCTTCTCTCACTGAAGAGCCTCCTGATCTATGTATTTACACGCTGCCACCACCACGTCTGTGGTTAGAAGCACTATCCGACTCTGCTGCCGATGTGATTGTCGAAGAGCATGGTGGTCCTTACTTGACCAACAAGATAGCAGCTTTCCTCGGGGCCCGTCGTGTTACGGCGAGTTTGATACGCCCCAACGTATCGCGACAATACCGTATTACGGATCGCTACGAGCCACTGTATGCTTTGCTGCGGTCTGTACCTCATCACGTCATCGTTGGGGATTTGGGCGGGCATACGTTGGACCCGCACCACACGGTGGACGCTTGCTTGTGTTATGGTTGTTCAGTGGGTGTGGCAACCGGAATAGCTTTGGCGGACCCGTCGTTACATGTCATTTGTGTGACTGGCGACGCTGCCTTCCTCCATTCTGGTAAGGCTGCCCTTGAAGAAGCCTTCACCCGCCGAGTTGCCATGACAGTAATAGTACTGGTTAATGGCGGAGCTGTAAGCACCGGGGGTCAAAGTGTGCCAGGCAACTGCCGGTTAGATGCAACGGAGTTGGAAAGTCACGACATCGACTTTCCCTCTTGTGGTCACACATCAACCCTGTCGGCTTGGTTGCAGCACCCTAGATCCCTCCAATTGATTCGCATAAAGACCCCATTTTGA